The region CGGTTTGAGTCAGGGCACCATCCACGCCAGGACCGACGCCTGCAGCGCCGAGAGCACGCACATCGCCGCCAGGAAGACCAGGCTCCACACCACGACGCGACGGAAGATGTCGCCTTCCTTGCCGTTCATGCCGACCGCGGCCGCGGCGATCGCCAGGTTCTGCGGCGAGATCATCTTGCCCAGTACGCCGCCCGAACTGTTCGACGCGGCCATCAGCACGTCCGAGAGCCCGGCCTGATTGGCCGCCGTCACCTGCAAGGCCCCGAACAGCGAGTTCGCCGACGTGTCCGAACCGGTCACGGCGGTGCCGAGCCAGCCGAGCACGGGTGACAGCAACGCGAAGGCGCCGCCCGCCCCCGCCATCCACGTGCCGAGGGTGATGGTCTGACCCGACAGGTTCATCACGAACGCAAGGGCCAACACCAACATCACGGTGACGATCGCGAAGCGCAACTGGAACAGCGTGCTGCCGTACGCCTTGACCGCGCGGGGCACCGACAGCTTGAGGACGGCCATCGTGATCACCCCCGCGATCAGCATCTGGGTGCCGGGAGTGGTCAGCAGGTTCAGCGTGAACTGGTTGAGCGACACCGGCTTTCCCGTCGTGCTGACGACATGTATGCCGGGCCAGTCGAATTTCAAAGTCGCCTTGTCGAGCAAATTCTTCACCGCGGTGATCTGACAGATCACGAACACGATGATGACGATGACGTAGGGCGCGTAGGCCTTCATCACCTCGGCGCGATCGTCAGGGTTCTCGACGCGGTGCGCGAATTCGGGCGTCGGTTCGTCGGCCGCGCCACCCGCGATCACCGCGGGCGCATGCTCGGTGCGCGGGCGCCAGATCCGGACCATGGCGACCACCGCGGCCGCCGACAGCAGTGAGGCGACCACGTCGGCCAGTGGCACCGAGAGGAAGTTCGACGTGGCGTACTGCCCGATCCCGAACACGATGCCGCAGACCAGGGCCACCGGCCAGGTCTCCCGCAGCCCGCGCCAACCGTC is a window of Mycobacterium sp. 3519A DNA encoding:
- a CDS encoding L-lactate permease; amino-acid sequence: MYQQILDPVAHSLAWSSLIAALPLLLLFVMLGALRVTAWVASLVSLVLAIALAIFVYGMPLGQTLLAGTEGAAFGFFPILWIVINAIWVYQMTVETGHFDVLRRSFAQVSDDQRVQAVIIAFSFGALLEALAGFGTPVAVTSVMLMALGFRPLKAAALSLTANTAPVAFGAMATPILTLGKVTGLPSDTLGAMVGRQTPILALFVPLVLVAIVDGWRGLRETWPVALVCGIVFGIGQYATSNFLSVPLADVVASLLSAAAVVAMVRIWRPRTEHAPAVIAGGAADEPTPEFAHRVENPDDRAEVMKAYAPYVIVIIVFVICQITAVKNLLDKATLKFDWPGIHVVSTTGKPVSLNQFTLNLLTTPGTQMLIAGVITMAVLKLSVPRAVKAYGSTLFQLRFAIVTVMLVLALAFVMNLSGQTITLGTWMAGAGGAFALLSPVLGWLGTAVTGSDTSANSLFGALQVTAANQAGLSDVLMAASNSSGGVLGKMISPQNLAIAAAAVGMNGKEGDIFRRVVVWSLVFLAAMCVLSALQASVLAWMVP